In Drosophila santomea strain STO CAGO 1482 chromosome 3L, Prin_Dsan_1.1, whole genome shotgun sequence, a single window of DNA contains:
- the LOC120449146 gene encoding delta-aminolevulinic acid dehydratase, whose product MERKLHSGMHHPTLRQLQESGCEIAPHNLMYPVFIVSNNDDVQPIASMPGISRFGLNRLREHLEPLVAKGLSSVLLFGVVEPELKDEQASNADSAKNPVVLALPKLREWFPDLLIACDVCICPYSSHGHCGLLGETGLENGPSIKRIAEIAVAYAKAGAHIVAPSDMMDNRVKAIKQALIDAQMNSVSLLAYSAKFTSNFYGPFREAAQSAPKFGDRRCYQLPSGSRNLAMRAIQRDVAEGADMLMVKPGMPYLDILRSTKDSYPYHTLYVYQVSGEYAMLYHAAKAQAFDLKDAVLEVMKGFRRAGADCIITYYTPFLLDIIAEAK is encoded by the coding sequence ATGGAGAGGAAACTGCACAGCGGAATGCATCATCCCACCCTGCGGCAGCTGCAGGAGTCGGGCTGCGAGATAGCGCCGCACAATCTCATGTATCCGGTGTTCATCGTGAGCAACAACGACGACGTGCAGCCGATTGCCAGCATGCCGGGAATCTCGAGATTCGGACTGAATCGCCTGAGGGAGCACCTGGAGCCGCTGGTGGCCAAGGGATTGTCGTCGGTGCTGCTCTTTGGCGTCGTGGAGCCGGAGCTGAAGGATGAGCAGGCCTCCAATGCGGATTCCGCAAAGAATCCAGTGGTTCTAGCACTGCCAAAGCTCCGGGAATGGTTTCCGGATCTGCTGATAGCCTGTGATGTGTGCATCTGCCCGTACTCCTCGCACGGTCATTGTGGTCTCCTGGGCGAAACGGGGCTGGAGAACGGACCCAGCATAAAGCGGATAGCTGAGATTGCCGTGGCTTATGCGAAAGCAGGAGCCCACATAGTGGCTCCTTCGGACATGATGGACAACCGGGTGAAGGCGATCAAGCAGGCCCTCATTGATGCCCAGATGAACAGCGTGTCCCTGCTGGCGTACTCCGCCAAGTTCACCTCCAATTTCTACGGACCCTTCAGGGAGGCGGCGCAATCTGCACCGAAATTCGGCGACCGCAGGTGCTATCAGTTGCCCAGTGGCTCCAGGAACTTGGCCATGAGAGCCATTCAACGCGACGTCGCCGAGGGCGCAGACATGCTGATGGTGAAACCTGGAATGCCCTATCTGGACATTCTCCGATCCACAAAGGATTCCTACCCGTATCACACGCTGTACGTTTACCAGGTTTCCGGGGAGTACGCTATGTTGTATCATGCTGCCAAGGCGCAAGCCTTTGACCTCAAGGATGCCGTACTGGAGGTCATGAAGGGCTTCCGGCGCGCTGGTGCGGATTGCATCATCACCTACTACACACCCTTTTTGCTGGACATTATCGCGGAGGCGAAATAA
- the LOC120449145 gene encoding spermine synthase isoform X2, translating into MAAQTILFDFTLDKDKTADEEARLQVAKILRNELEQLFPQLELAYSMESPENGYFAVLHENKDTVITCRIFQHGLLTLNVEYFLPDGKEPIISFDSGKSLENVLAIKLKAIKAQKLPTLKRGDVSRYFPSSDERIIEYDIDKVVFEARSPFQKIQIMHSKTLGNMLLLDELQNIAESDLIYTETLMCRGVENYEGKEICILGGGDGALLYELLKENPKHVVMLEIDELVMQTCNKYLNVICGDVLEKRKSDQYEIIVGDCVEYLKKFIAEGRKFDYVFGDLTDIPITDAPEGETWDFIRTIFEHSFKVLKPDGKYLTHGNGSTCKVQLRLFEEQLNLLRPKVKFTTTKAFVPSFMEEWLFYQVTFA; encoded by the exons ATGGCGGCCCAGACGATACTGTTTGATTTTACGCTGGACAAGGACAAAACGGCCGACGAGGAGGCGCGCCTCCAGGTGGCCAAGATTCTGCGTAacgagctggagcagctgtTCCCACAGCTGGAGCTGGCCTACTCGATGGAGTCGCCGGAAAACGGCTACTTTGCGGTGCTGCACGAGAACAAGGACACGGTGATTACCTGCCGCATCTTCCAGCACGGCCTGCTGACGCTCAACGTGGAGTACTTCCTGCCCGACGGCAAGGAGCCCATCATATCCTTCGAC AGCGGTAAGAGCCTGGAGAATGTCCTGGCAATCAAACTGAAGGCCATCAAGGCCCAGAAGCTGCCGACGCTGAAGCGCGGCGATGTCTCCAGGTACTTCCCATCGTCAG ATGAGCGCATCATCGAGTACGACATCGACAAGGTGGTTTTCGAGGCGCGCTCGCCCTTCCAGAAGATTCAAATCATGCACTCCAAGACGCTGGGCAACATGCTGCTCCTAGACGAGCTGCAGA ACATTGCTGAATCCGATCTGATCTACACGGAGACCCTGATGTGTCGCGGCGTGGAGAACTACGAGGGCAAGGAGATCTGTATCCTGGGCGGCGGCGATGGCGCGCTGCTGTACGAGCTACTCAAGGAGAATCCAAAGCACGTGGTGATGCTGGAGATCGATGAGCTTGTGATGCAGACCTGCAACAAATACCTCAACGTGATCTGTGGCGATGTGCTGGAGAAACGCAAGAGCGACCAGTACGAGATCATTGTGGGCGACTGTGTGGAGTACTTGAAGAAGTTCATCGCCGAGGGCCGCAAGTTCGACTACGTGTTTGGGGATCTCACTGATATACCCATAACCGATGCCCCGGAGGGCGAGACCTGGGACTTTATTCGTACCATCTTTGAGCACTCCTTCAAAGTGCTAAAGCCCGATGGAAAGTATTTGACTCATGGCAATGGCTCCACCTGCAAGGTGCAGCTGCGTCTGTTCGAGGAGCAGTTGAATTTGCTGCGTCCGAAGGTGAAGTTCACCACCACCAAGGCGTTTGTGCCGTCGTTCATGGAAGAGTGGCTCTTCTACCAAGTGACCTTCGCCTGA
- the LOC120449145 gene encoding spermine synthase isoform X1: protein MAAQTILFDFTLDKDKTADEEARLQVAKILRNELEQLFPQLELAYSMESPENGYFAVLHENKDTVITCRIFQHGLLTLNVEYFLPDGKEPIISFDTMRTMELILRQKFDSDRSKYLPPIKRGGYIDIYMTSSDERIIEYDIDKVVFEARSPFQKIQIMHSKTLGNMLLLDELQNIAESDLIYTETLMCRGVENYEGKEICILGGGDGALLYELLKENPKHVVMLEIDELVMQTCNKYLNVICGDVLEKRKSDQYEIIVGDCVEYLKKFIAEGRKFDYVFGDLTDIPITDAPEGETWDFIRTIFEHSFKVLKPDGKYLTHGNGSTCKVQLRLFEEQLNLLRPKVKFTTTKAFVPSFMEEWLFYQVTFA, encoded by the exons ATGGCGGCCCAGACGATACTGTTTGATTTTACGCTGGACAAGGACAAAACGGCCGACGAGGAGGCGCGCCTCCAGGTGGCCAAGATTCTGCGTAacgagctggagcagctgtTCCCACAGCTGGAGCTGGCCTACTCGATGGAGTCGCCGGAAAACGGCTACTTTGCGGTGCTGCACGAGAACAAGGACACGGTGATTACCTGCCGCATCTTCCAGCACGGCCTGCTGACGCTCAACGTGGAGTACTTCCTGCCCGACGGCAAGGAGCCCATCATATCCTTCGAC ACCATGCGCACCATGGAACTGATTCTGCGACAGAAATTCGATTCCGATCGGTCCAAGTACTTGCCCCCGATTAAGCGCGGCGGATATATCGACATATACATGACTAGCTCAG ATGAGCGCATCATCGAGTACGACATCGACAAGGTGGTTTTCGAGGCGCGCTCGCCCTTCCAGAAGATTCAAATCATGCACTCCAAGACGCTGGGCAACATGCTGCTCCTAGACGAGCTGCAGA ACATTGCTGAATCCGATCTGATCTACACGGAGACCCTGATGTGTCGCGGCGTGGAGAACTACGAGGGCAAGGAGATCTGTATCCTGGGCGGCGGCGATGGCGCGCTGCTGTACGAGCTACTCAAGGAGAATCCAAAGCACGTGGTGATGCTGGAGATCGATGAGCTTGTGATGCAGACCTGCAACAAATACCTCAACGTGATCTGTGGCGATGTGCTGGAGAAACGCAAGAGCGACCAGTACGAGATCATTGTGGGCGACTGTGTGGAGTACTTGAAGAAGTTCATCGCCGAGGGCCGCAAGTTCGACTACGTGTTTGGGGATCTCACTGATATACCCATAACCGATGCCCCGGAGGGCGAGACCTGGGACTTTATTCGTACCATCTTTGAGCACTCCTTCAAAGTGCTAAAGCCCGATGGAAAGTATTTGACTCATGGCAATGGCTCCACCTGCAAGGTGCAGCTGCGTCTGTTCGAGGAGCAGTTGAATTTGCTGCGTCCGAAGGTGAAGTTCACCACCACCAAGGCGTTTGTGCCGTCGTTCATGGAAGAGTGGCTCTTCTACCAAGTGACCTTCGCCTGA